The genomic region ACCCACGCGCTTTTTCAGTTGTTGAAGATGCATGACGATCGTTCCGTTGACCAGATGCCAGCTCTCGTCTCCCAGGCAGACGAGTTCGATGACGTTCCATGAACCGATCGGATGCTCGAGGCCGTCTGTTCCGCGTCTGCATCGCCGCGGAGAACCGGGCTGGCTGAACGACTGGAGTCCGGCGGCGTCATCGAAGATCCAGTCGCCCGACGGAAGCCGGCGTGCCGGGATCATCGCAGCCGTGTTGATCGCCCAGAAATCTCCCATGTCGTTTTCCTGAATCTGATATTCAAAGGATGGCATCCAAACCTTTCCCAGGCTTCCACCCCAGGTTCCGTGCGAATGATACAGAAGCCCTCCGTCACGAGGACGGTCACTTCGCGGCGCCCAGCGCAACTCCCCCCAGCGCATCTCCATGCGAAGATGGTAGTTGGTGAACGAGTCCAGCGTCGCGAGGCCACCGAAAATCTGCCCGCTGATGCGGATCGCCGGCTTGCCGTCC from Opitutaceae bacterium harbors:
- a CDS encoding DUF1080 domain-containing protein, encoding MKPPKLLLLLLASTLVISLRAESTAWRTLFNGRDLSGWETYLATPHPSVKYPGEVRGAQGAHAGPVGIGRDPTGVFSVVSKDGKPAIRISGQIFGGLATLDSFTNYHLRMEMRWGELRWAPRSDRPRDGGLLYHSHGTWGGSLGKVWMPSFEYQIQENDMGDFWAINTAAMIPARRLPSGDWIFDDAAGLQSFSQPGSPRRCRRGTDGLEHPIGSWNVIELVCLGDESWHLVNGTIVMHLQQLKKRVGDAWVRAEAGRIQIQSEGAELFVRAIQVRPIRDRSDFPSIASPRQ